A stretch of Halodesulfovibrio sp. MK-HDV DNA encodes these proteins:
- a CDS encoding PH domain-containing protein, translated as MGIFDALLGNASEVDAKKLYKDLEPIMVEGEEIERAFKVIRDMYIFTSGRLLLIDKQGMTGKKVDYLTIPYKSISTFSVETAGHFDMDSELTLWVSGRHAPIKKELKKGSDVVGIQKLLATKILS; from the coding sequence ATGGGAATTTTTGATGCCTTATTAGGCAATGCATCCGAAGTTGATGCTAAAAAACTATATAAAGATTTAGAGCCGATTATGGTTGAAGGCGAAGAGATTGAACGCGCTTTCAAAGTAATCCGGGACATGTATATATTTACTTCAGGACGCCTTCTTTTGATCGACAAGCAAGGTATGACCGGTAAAAAAGTTGATTACCTGACCATTCCATACAAATCGATCAGCACTTTCTCCGTTGAAACCGCAGGCCATTTCGACATGGACTCAGAACTCACCTTGTGGGTTTCCGGTCGCCATGCGCCAATCAAAAAAGAGCTCAAAAAAGGCAGCGACGTTGTGGGGATCCAGAAACTCCTTGCAACAAAAATCCTGAGCTAG
- a CDS encoding type I restriction endonuclease: MDFADHIQRFTDRVESMSGHINTEEAAKSALVMPFLQTLGYDAFDPRVVVPEFTADIGTKKGEKVDYAIVKDDNPIMLIECKNIGDPLDEGKAAQLHRYFHNISSARVGILTDGVRYKFFSDLDKPNVMDEKPFMDIDFNHFDESLLEDLKKLTNDKFDVDTALCAAQNLKYTREIKKLFKQELAEPTDAFIKHFASKVYSGSMRANVVEDFKERVTAALEGHINDVIQERLQSAMFGGAKPVINQPAEQPTQPEEATSAPADDVEPADSDSEIITTEEEIEGYLTVKAILSQVIAPERVIMRDRKSYCGILLDDNNRKPLCRLHFNTTQKYLGLLDDDKNETRHPIEQLNEIFQFADQLKERALAYDA; this comes from the coding sequence ATGGATTTTGCAGATCACATCCAACGCTTCACAGATCGAGTGGAAAGCATGAGTGGCCATATTAATACTGAAGAAGCCGCTAAGAGTGCGCTTGTTATGCCATTTTTGCAGACGCTAGGATACGATGCCTTTGATCCACGCGTGGTTGTGCCAGAGTTTACTGCCGACATTGGTACAAAAAAAGGTGAAAAAGTAGACTACGCTATCGTCAAAGATGATAATCCAATTATGCTTATTGAATGCAAAAACATTGGTGATCCATTAGACGAAGGCAAAGCTGCTCAGCTCCACCGCTATTTTCACAATATTTCATCTGCAAGAGTTGGCATCTTAACTGATGGAGTCCGCTACAAATTCTTCTCTGATCTCGATAAGCCAAATGTCATGGACGAAAAACCTTTCATGGACATCGACTTCAACCACTTTGATGAGTCCCTGCTCGAAGATCTCAAAAAACTTACTAACGACAAGTTTGACGTAGACACTGCACTTTGTGCAGCACAAAACCTCAAATATACTCGTGAAATCAAAAAGCTTTTCAAGCAAGAATTAGCTGAACCTACAGACGCATTTATTAAACATTTTGCTTCTAAAGTGTACTCTGGCTCTATGCGCGCTAATGTTGTTGAAGACTTCAAAGAACGCGTAACCGCCGCTCTCGAAGGTCATATTAATGATGTAATTCAAGAACGTTTGCAGTCAGCAATGTTTGGTGGTGCAAAACCTGTTATCAACCAGCCTGCTGAACAACCAACTCAGCCAGAAGAAGCCACCTCTGCCCCTGCAGATGACGTTGAGCCAGCAGACTCTGATTCCGAAATTATAACCACTGAGGAAGAAATCGAAGGCTACCTCACTGTTAAAGCAATTTTATCTCAAGTAATCGCGCCAGAACGCGTTATCATGCGCGATCGAAAGTCCTACTGCGGCATTTTACTTGATGATAACAATCGCAAGCCACTTTGCAGATTACACTTTAATACTACACAAAAATACCTTGGCTTATTAGATGACGACAAAAATGAAACTCGCCACCCAATTGAGCAGCTTAACGAAATTTTCCAGTTTGCTGATCAATTAAAAGAGCGGGCACTCGCTTATGACGCATAA
- a CDS encoding trimeric intracellular cation channel family protein has translation MDIVSYTLGMIGTAAFAITAVLESSRQRIALFGACVLGVITAIGGGTIRDLILDVPVFWANDLNYIWVGLVSSLITFAATPFFKRRFIYSLMLYIDGLGVSLFAIQAMDKVSALDFAMPVGPILLGVITAVGGGVTRDVVAGRTTLIMTRELYATPVLSGCILYSIVTHIFPEHRATLGSICIVTIFGIRSAAIHWKLSVPDCFMTKTAEDEPS, from the coding sequence ATGGATATAGTAAGTTACACACTTGGGATGATAGGAACTGCGGCCTTTGCAATAACTGCTGTGCTTGAATCTTCCAGACAACGCATCGCTTTATTCGGCGCATGCGTACTCGGAGTTATCACAGCCATTGGCGGCGGCACCATCAGAGATTTAATTCTTGATGTACCCGTCTTTTGGGCAAACGACCTGAACTACATTTGGGTTGGTCTTGTTTCAAGCCTAATCACGTTTGCAGCGACTCCCTTTTTCAAGCGAAGATTCATCTATTCACTTATGTTGTACATCGATGGACTTGGTGTATCTCTTTTTGCGATACAGGCAATGGATAAAGTTTCTGCACTAGACTTTGCGATGCCTGTTGGCCCTATCTTACTGGGTGTTATTACAGCTGTCGGGGGCGGTGTAACCCGTGACGTGGTTGCGGGGCGTACAACACTCATTATGACACGAGAACTCTATGCAACGCCTGTACTCTCAGGCTGCATACTCTATTCTATTGTCACTCACATTTTCCCTGAACACAGAGCTACATTGGGATCTATCTGTATAGTCACCATTTTTGGGATTCGCTCTGCTGCGATTCACTGGAAACTCTCTGTTCCAGATTGCTTTATGACTAAAACAGCAGAAGACGAACCAAGCTAG
- a CDS encoding DUF6475 domain-containing protein, translating to MDWENIDERDMFLQRFLGLCQFFGIEADELRPKIYFRALSPYPVQDVVKGIDKAISKCRFFPRPVELLEFIEGKVEDRAEVEAGKVYQAIVEVSGSKAVVFDDPVTAAVVARGFGGWARLCSTLRESELTWFTKDFCRRYVSFTHQNVEHLGALPGRNGTEQIALVGDTAKAQAALVAGNARQGAKITMLTGGMAKSMAIGA from the coding sequence ATGGATTGGGAAAACATCGACGAACGAGACATGTTTTTACAGCGATTTCTTGGGCTTTGTCAGTTTTTCGGGATCGAGGCTGACGAACTCCGTCCGAAAATTTATTTCCGTGCATTGAGTCCGTATCCTGTGCAGGACGTGGTGAAGGGGATAGATAAGGCCATTTCAAAATGCCGCTTCTTTCCGCGACCTGTGGAGCTTCTGGAGTTCATTGAGGGCAAGGTCGAAGATAGAGCCGAAGTAGAGGCGGGAAAGGTCTATCAGGCGATTGTCGAAGTCAGTGGCTCTAAAGCGGTTGTTTTCGATGATCCTGTAACAGCGGCGGTTGTGGCGCGTGGTTTTGGTGGCTGGGCGCGGCTGTGTTCTACGCTGAGAGAGTCCGAATTGACGTGGTTCACTAAAGACTTTTGCCGACGCTATGTCAGCTTCACGCACCAGAACGTAGAGCACTTGGGTGCATTGCCTGGGCGAAATGGGACAGAGCAAATTGCTCTTGTGGGCGATACTGCCAAGGCGCAAGCCGCGCTTGTTGCAGGGAATGCAAGGCAGGGAGCTAAGATCACGATGTTAACAGGCGGCATGGCTAAAAGCATGGCGATAGGAGCTTAG
- a CDS encoding helix-turn-helix transcriptional regulator gives MTNVIEQLRQEKGLTFAALGRECGLTKTAVLRHCKGERNIGAEAALRYHVKLGIPLQNLRPDLY, from the coding sequence ATGACAAACGTTATTGAACAATTACGGCAGGAAAAGGGGCTTACTTTTGCCGCTCTTGGCAGGGAGTGTGGACTCACTAAGACCGCAGTTCTTCGGCATTGTAAGGGTGAGCGTAATATCGGAGCCGAAGCAGCCTTACGTTATCACGTAAAGCTCGGCATCCCTTTGCAGAATTTACGCCCTGACTTGTATTAG
- a CDS encoding pentapeptide repeat-containing protein — protein MRQSHFELLSNGSRAWNNWRNEYPEVEPDLSSADLSEKNLSGYNLHSCNLQHATLANCDLQDVNLTNANLEGANLAGSYVYWTTLSNAKICMLQLAKANVWKPIM, from the coding sequence ATGAGACAATCCCATTTTGAACTGCTGTCAAATGGATCAAGAGCTTGGAACAACTGGAGAAACGAGTACCCGGAAGTAGAACCAGATCTATCTTCTGCCGATTTATCTGAAAAGAACTTGAGTGGATACAATTTACATAGTTGCAACTTACAACACGCTACTCTTGCTAACTGCGATCTTCAGGACGTTAATTTAACTAACGCAAACCTTGAAGGCGCAAATTTAGCTGGAAGTTATGTATATTGGACCACTCTGAGCAATGCTAAAATATGTATGCTCCAATTAGCAAAAGCTAATGTTTGGAAACCAATTATGTAA
- a CDS encoding site-specific integrase, with protein sequence MKTPTGTSFGFVANGYLDFMQERRQAQTFAYKRTVINRLLEFLGGDFIIEELPDSTIENYLVHLKQAASGKTANRHCKELSILWNWAIRRNHIQKNPWRAAEPFPEEKFIRHVPTLGDILKVREVATDEERDWIDALYYTGARIGEITNLKWDDIDFELNTITLYTRKRKRGNHEPRTLSISPAFREMLERRNQRRTADLVFPTRYGNPQPRSGSFLVGLFSRNCHKAKVSKFTAHGIRHHVATRLKDSRQATSYQIQAFLGHMNHSTTERYLHDLAVDRDVPHLLTLEELEEKGT encoded by the coding sequence ATGAAAACCCCGACAGGCACGAGCTTCGGCTTTGTGGCTAACGGTTATCTCGACTTCATGCAGGAACGACGGCAAGCTCAGACTTTCGCATACAAGCGCACCGTAATTAATCGCCTTCTGGAGTTTCTAGGAGGCGATTTTATTATTGAGGAGCTTCCAGATTCAACAATTGAAAACTACCTTGTACACCTGAAACAAGCCGCCAGTGGCAAGACTGCTAACAGGCATTGCAAAGAACTTTCAATCCTCTGGAACTGGGCGATACGTCGAAACCATATCCAAAAAAATCCTTGGAGGGCTGCCGAGCCTTTTCCAGAGGAAAAATTTATTCGACATGTCCCAACACTGGGAGACATTCTAAAGGTTCGAGAGGTTGCGACTGATGAAGAACGAGACTGGATAGATGCGCTCTACTACACTGGCGCACGGATAGGCGAGATTACGAATCTAAAATGGGATGACATAGATTTTGAGCTGAACACCATTACGCTCTACACGCGAAAGCGAAAAAGAGGGAATCATGAGCCGCGAACGCTCTCTATTTCGCCAGCGTTTAGAGAAATGCTTGAAAGAAGAAACCAACGCCGCACCGCTGATCTGGTTTTTCCAACACGATACGGGAACCCGCAACCGCGCTCCGGAAGCTTTCTAGTTGGTCTATTTTCTAGGAACTGCCACAAGGCAAAGGTGTCCAAATTCACTGCTCACGGAATACGCCACCACGTAGCAACACGGCTTAAAGATAGTAGACAAGCAACCTCTTATCAAATTCAAGCATTCTTGGGGCATATGAACCACTCTACTACAGAGCGATACTTGCATGACCTCGCCGTAGATCGGGACGTTCCGCACCTGCTCACGCTGGAGGAGTTGGAAGAAAAAGGAACGTAG
- a CDS encoding AAA family ATPase, with amino-acid sequence MIKTLELNNVGPSEHLEIEFGDRLTVFTGDNGLGKSFVLDVAWWMLTKEWAGEMAMPESLITASYNNSDQPEPVIRGQFDSINKMDVVQHYVFQPLGQVWSCNSNEDERIIEGNSPSDSIVLYMKYDGTVAMYDPVKAQADEFARALVQERARHYENVSISFTQKTTRIYSQAELWNGVQKRRRQEFNGLIADWGDWQREDSFAYECLKKGVRHLSPKGEPFSIGSLRRVKADDSRKFPTIKSEFGKETPLIYASAGIRKILSLLYAMTWVWNEHIELCEKYNMKAASKIVLMIDEVEAHLHPQWQRSILKSLESVMGSLLTGYDVSTQLICTTHSPLVLASLDPIFDEEEDALYTFDMNKEKCEIELKKEEWVRRGSSAAWLTSPVFGLETDSSEQREEAIKEARLAVRNRVSEAEAQVVHQKLVAALHQADPFWSFWRTRAEKRGWNL; translated from the coding sequence ATGATCAAAACTCTTGAGCTTAACAACGTGGGGCCTTCCGAACATCTAGAAATAGAGTTCGGGGACAGACTCACCGTGTTTACGGGTGATAACGGCTTGGGAAAGAGTTTTGTTCTTGATGTTGCATGGTGGATGCTCACAAAGGAGTGGGCTGGCGAGATGGCAATGCCGGAATCGCTGATTACTGCTTCCTACAATAATAGTGACCAGCCGGAGCCGGTTATTCGCGGCCAATTTGATTCCATTAATAAAATGGATGTGGTGCAGCATTATGTTTTTCAGCCTCTGGGACAGGTGTGGAGCTGTAATTCGAATGAAGACGAACGGATTATAGAAGGCAACTCCCCGAGCGATTCTATTGTGCTGTATATGAAGTATGACGGAACCGTGGCTATGTATGATCCGGTTAAAGCGCAGGCAGATGAGTTTGCACGGGCGCTTGTACAGGAACGTGCGCGGCATTATGAAAACGTGAGCATTTCTTTTACGCAAAAGACTACCCGTATATATTCTCAAGCAGAACTTTGGAACGGTGTGCAGAAGCGCCGCAGGCAGGAGTTCAACGGTCTGATTGCAGACTGGGGCGACTGGCAGCGTGAAGACAGCTTTGCCTATGAGTGCTTGAAGAAGGGCGTACGTCATTTATCCCCGAAGGGTGAGCCGTTTTCCATTGGCAGTTTGCGCAGGGTTAAAGCAGACGACAGCCGCAAGTTTCCTACAATCAAGTCTGAGTTCGGCAAAGAAACCCCACTCATCTATGCATCAGCAGGTATCCGCAAAATTTTATCTCTTCTTTATGCTATGACATGGGTATGGAATGAGCACATTGAGCTGTGCGAAAAGTACAACATGAAGGCAGCCTCAAAAATTGTTCTCATGATCGATGAGGTGGAAGCGCATCTGCATCCGCAATGGCAGCGAAGTATTTTGAAATCTCTCGAATCCGTCATGGGCAGCCTGCTCACAGGGTACGATGTTTCTACGCAGCTTATTTGTACTACACATTCTCCGTTGGTTCTGGCGTCCCTTGATCCTATTTTTGATGAAGAGGAAGACGCGCTCTATACTTTTGATATGAACAAAGAAAAGTGTGAAATAGAGTTGAAAAAAGAGGAATGGGTACGACGCGGATCTTCTGCAGCGTGGCTTACAAGCCCTGTTTTTGGATTAGAGACAGACTCTTCAGAACAGCGTGAAGAAGCGATTAAAGAGGCTAGGCTGGCAGTGCGTAACCGCGTTAGCGAAGCAGAGGCCCAAGTTGTTCATCAAAAACTGGTTGCCGCGTTGCATCAGGCCGACCCGTTCTGGTCATTCTGGCGTACCCGTGCAGAGAAACGGGGCTGGAATTTATGA
- a CDS encoding DUF6475 domain-containing protein has product MDWNNIAERDVFLQRFLGLCELFGVAADEFKTELYFRALNRFSAQEVARGIDRAITQCRFFPKPVELLELIQGCPEDIAEVEAGKVIEAVKRVGSWKSVVFDDAVTAAAIEQGFGGWVKLCSEMTARDEKWFRKDFCKLYVSFARQNVQFKGALAGQAAIANDAHCNEHEEPVALVGNVRKAQTMLEAGVIKQGTPIAMLTGRVGKKLAVEALDG; this is encoded by the coding sequence ATGGACTGGAATAATATTGCGGAACGTGACGTGTTCCTCCAACGTTTTTTGGGTCTGTGCGAGTTGTTCGGCGTTGCTGCTGACGAGTTTAAAACAGAATTGTATTTTCGGGCGCTGAATCGTTTTTCAGCGCAGGAAGTGGCACGGGGGATTGATAGAGCCATCACGCAGTGCCGTTTTTTTCCAAAGCCTGTGGAGCTGCTGGAGCTTATTCAGGGATGCCCTGAAGACATAGCCGAGGTGGAAGCGGGTAAGGTTATTGAAGCGGTAAAGCGTGTGGGGTCATGGAAATCTGTAGTCTTTGACGATGCTGTTACGGCTGCTGCTATTGAACAGGGGTTCGGCGGCTGGGTGAAGCTTTGCAGCGAAATGACTGCCAGAGATGAAAAGTGGTTCCGTAAAGACTTTTGCAAACTGTATGTCAGCTTTGCACGGCAGAATGTTCAGTTTAAGGGCGCGTTGGCAGGGCAGGCTGCCATTGCTAACGACGCGCACTGCAACGAGCATGAAGAGCCGGTGGCACTGGTGGGCAATGTGCGTAAAGCGCAGACGATGCTCGAAGCCGGAGTCATAAAGCAGGGAACCCCGATTGCCATGCTGACAGGCCGTGTCGGCAAAAAACTCGCAGTGGAGGCACTGGATGGGTAG
- a CDS encoding DMT family transporter, translated as MIERVLQRVAPNLTDNQKGVCLALISTAVILCVAIVVRLVSDRIHVFQIVFFRQLVLITLLLPAICRNAKTFRHSKNLLPHAFRVVGAFSGLCLGFLTVSNLPLAEATALSFTNILFVAVLSTVVLGEYVGWSRRLTIAIGFTGVVLVVQPSFDNLTLTYTLTGLAGAFGASIAAISIKWISRTEPVLSLMVYQAVFVGLLAFIPTLFVWQCPTMEELLLLLLIGGLASLGQWISMTALSLGEANIIINVQYIKIVYSMVLGYLIFAETPNNLAILGAAVILCSGIIPVVRNRMKK; from the coding sequence CGCCAAATCTGACAGATAATCAAAAAGGCGTGTGCTTAGCACTTATTTCTACGGCAGTGATTTTGTGTGTTGCCATCGTGGTACGCCTTGTCAGTGATCGTATCCATGTGTTTCAGATTGTATTTTTCAGGCAACTTGTCCTTATTACGTTATTGCTTCCCGCAATATGTCGCAATGCAAAGACATTCCGGCATTCCAAAAATCTACTTCCGCATGCTTTTCGTGTTGTCGGAGCATTTAGTGGGCTTTGCTTAGGGTTCCTTACAGTAAGCAACCTCCCTTTAGCAGAAGCAACGGCACTAAGCTTTACCAACATATTGTTTGTGGCTGTGCTTTCAACTGTAGTGCTGGGTGAGTACGTCGGCTGGAGCAGGCGGTTGACTATCGCCATAGGATTCACCGGTGTTGTACTAGTTGTACAGCCTTCATTTGATAATCTGACGCTGACCTACACGCTGACAGGACTTGCCGGTGCCTTTGGTGCCTCAATTGCTGCCATATCTATCAAATGGATTTCACGTACAGAGCCAGTATTGTCACTGATGGTGTATCAAGCGGTGTTTGTTGGTCTGCTCGCCTTTATACCAACCTTGTTTGTGTGGCAGTGCCCCACAATGGAAGAACTGCTTTTGCTGCTCCTAATTGGTGGGTTAGCATCTCTAGGACAATGGATCTCTATGACAGCTCTTAGTCTTGGTGAAGCTAATATTATTATCAACGTGCAGTACATAAAAATTGTGTACTCAATGGTGTTGGGCTATCTGATCTTTGCTGAAACACCCAACAACTTAGCCATACTTGGTGCAGCGGTTATTCTTTGCAGCGGCATAATTCCCGTGGTTCGCAACAGAATGAAAAAGTAG
- a CDS encoding helix-turn-helix domain-containing protein: MKQSKKLTHGYSKPLSKERMVKYDPENAQAWAVIMDKIRQEYAAGSTQLSIAKKLGVTKVAVSRWLSEDRGGERTTFGDMLRYAKALHIPYAELMGVPHSIPPLEITCFDKALATVLKQASEDADLSVSNLAKKTGLTESQISNIFTAQTPITGAALHNICSAVEVGASILFKKADKLIQTETK; this comes from the coding sequence ATGAAGCAATCAAAAAAGTTAACACACGGTTACTCAAAGCCACTTAGTAAAGAACGTATGGTTAAATACGACCCAGAAAATGCCCAAGCATGGGCAGTTATTATGGATAAAATCCGTCAAGAGTATGCCGCTGGTAGCACTCAGCTTTCGATTGCCAAAAAACTTGGAGTAACGAAAGTTGCTGTGAGTCGCTGGCTTAGTGAAGATCGTGGGGGCGAACGCACTACCTTTGGTGATATGCTACGCTACGCCAAAGCACTTCACATTCCCTACGCTGAGTTAATGGGGGTTCCTCACAGCATACCACCACTTGAGATCACTTGCTTTGACAAAGCGTTAGCGACGGTTCTTAAACAAGCATCAGAAGACGCAGACCTATCTGTTTCAAATCTTGCGAAGAAAACCGGATTAACTGAATCTCAAATTAGCAATATATTCACTGCTCAAACTCCAATTACTGGAGCTGCTCTTCATAATATTTGCAGTGCTGTGGAAGTGGGCGCATCAATTTTATTCAAAAAAGCTGACAAGCTTATCCAAACTGAAACTAAATAG